One window of Chryseobacterium indologenes genomic DNA carries:
- a CDS encoding pentapeptide repeat-containing protein, whose amino-acid sequence MKEAYFLDQDFENTDFSQLEKGEYENCTFRNCNFEYANLSGFSFTDCEFIECNLSMAKLMRTAFHSVIFKECKMFGLQFNDCNAFGLSFTFDGCALNNSVFYQTSIKKTIFKNSRLIEVDFTECDASNAVFNNCDLSGAVFDTTNLEKADFRTSVNYSIDPALNKLKKAKFSLSEIYGLLYKLDIEIDKNS is encoded by the coding sequence ATGAAAGAAGCTTATTTCCTGGATCAGGATTTTGAAAACACAGACTTTTCTCAGCTGGAAAAAGGAGAGTATGAAAACTGTACTTTCCGCAACTGTAATTTTGAATATGCAAACCTTTCCGGATTCAGCTTTACAGACTGCGAATTTATAGAATGTAACCTCAGCATGGCAAAGCTTATGAGAACAGCTTTTCATAGTGTGATTTTCAAAGAATGTAAAATGTTTGGCCTTCAGTTTAATGATTGTAATGCTTTCGGTTTATCTTTTACATTTGATGGATGTGCTTTGAATAATTCAGTTTTTTACCAGACCTCCATTAAGAAAACGATTTTTAAAAATTCGAGGTTAATTGAGGTAGACTTTACTGAATGTGATGCATCAAATGCTGTCTTTAATAACTGTGATCTGTCAGGCGCTGTTTTCGATACTACAAACCTTGAAAAAGCAGATTTTAGAACTTCTGTCAACTATTCAATAGATCCGGCTTTAAACAAGCTTAAAAAGGCCAAATTTTCACTTTCTGAAATATATGGGTTATTGTACAAACTGGATATTGAAATCGATAAGAACAGTTAA
- a CDS encoding DUF6909 family protein, producing MTNSRARETTEAIERLYISMRHLFYRGFFKPGGVSGESIRSLLKTINPEIYGTMNIPSKLELDGLMYVLDRLPEGIEECAFIHLTSDEGFDKGSFEPIVPKKRRRNCYRIDEHQMNIEVLLGRSEIYDILTHLTFLFIEADKIRNLAFIQDENWKPTRAFKIIEEVVKGEKKFSRKEKEVALIHLSSLIGRSFDETLRAYNTFGDDHNPDRLFKIIYNLGKVSLEDAKSSREREIYFSSILKERVGHHYFGEKWANKVKEVLFENDLHMRPLHIISANMHSVKNMLYANNALKKKQHHEIDYKLYEDISNKKELRDKVLKYALDEGMIHIADKSGSNIDVQIIDLSKTDLKNTPFADSKFTGDDVIMVFDYAFGEQAFEVMDELLRPFEHKGEIYMMKVKSVSIMGKAGILTGEKGDIMIPTSHIFEGTADNYPFENALKLEDFKDDELKAFEGPMITVLGTSLQNRDILSYFMNTSWKAIGLEMEGAHYQKAIQVASKIRHHISPDLFVMYAYYASDNPLETGSTLSSGGLGLTGVKPTYLITLRILEKILRSGKKEASTKK from the coding sequence ATGACAAATTCTAGAGCAAGAGAAACAACGGAGGCTATTGAAAGACTATACATTTCTATGAGACATTTATTTTATAGAGGGTTTTTCAAGCCGGGAGGAGTTTCAGGAGAGAGCATCAGAAGCTTGCTGAAGACAATCAACCCAGAGATTTATGGTACCATGAATATTCCAAGTAAATTGGAACTTGACGGGTTGATGTACGTTTTAGACAGACTTCCGGAAGGAATTGAGGAATGTGCTTTTATTCATCTTACATCAGATGAAGGGTTTGATAAAGGAAGTTTCGAACCTATTGTTCCAAAGAAAAGAAGAAGAAACTGTTATAGAATAGACGAGCACCAGATGAATATTGAAGTTCTTTTGGGACGTTCCGAAATTTATGACATTCTTACCCACCTGACATTCCTGTTTATAGAAGCTGATAAAATCCGTAACCTGGCATTTATCCAGGATGAAAACTGGAAACCGACCCGTGCCTTTAAGATTATCGAAGAGGTTGTGAAAGGTGAAAAAAAATTCAGCAGAAAAGAAAAAGAAGTGGCACTTATTCATCTTTCTTCTTTAATAGGAAGATCTTTTGATGAAACGCTAAGAGCTTACAATACTTTCGGTGATGATCATAATCCTGATCGTTTATTCAAAATTATCTACAACTTAGGAAAAGTAAGTCTTGAAGATGCGAAAAGCAGCAGAGAAAGAGAAATTTATTTCAGTTCTATATTAAAGGAAAGAGTAGGACACCATTATTTTGGTGAAAAATGGGCAAATAAAGTGAAAGAGGTTTTATTTGAAAATGACCTTCATATGAGACCTTTGCACATTATTTCTGCCAATATGCATTCCGTGAAAAATATGCTGTATGCCAATAATGCTCTTAAAAAGAAGCAGCATCACGAGATCGACTATAAACTATATGAAGATATCTCCAACAAAAAAGAACTTCGTGACAAAGTATTAAAGTATGCTTTGGATGAAGGGATGATTCATATTGCTGATAAAAGCGGAAGTAATATAGATGTTCAGATTATAGACCTCAGCAAAACGGATCTGAAGAATACACCGTTTGCAGACAGTAAGTTTACAGGCGATGATGTGATCATGGTCTTCGATTATGCTTTCGGAGAGCAGGCTTTTGAGGTAATGGATGAGCTTTTAAGACCTTTTGAGCACAAAGGGGAAATCTATATGATGAAAGTGAAATCTGTTTCTATTATGGGTAAAGCGGGAATTCTTACAGGAGAAAAAGGAGATATTATGATTCCTACTTCTCATATTTTTGAAGGAACTGCGGATAATTATCCATTTGAGAATGCATTGAAGCTTGAAGACTTCAAAGATGATGAATTAAAAGCTTTTGAAGGTCCGATGATTACGGTTCTAGGAACTTCACTGCAAAACAGAGATATCTTATCCTACTTTATGAATACTTCCTGGAAAGCCATTGGGCTTGAAATGGAAGGTGCACATTATCAGAAAGCGATCCAGGTAGCTTCAAAGATCAGACACCATATTTCACCCGATCTTTTTGTAATGTATGCTTATTATGCATCGGATAACCCGCTGGAAACAGGAAGTACATTATCTTCAGGAGGCTTAGGTCTTACAGGAGTAAAGCCAACATATCTGATTACTTTAAGAATCCTTGAGAAGATTTTAAGAAGTGGAAAGAAAGAAGCTTCGACTAAAAAATAA
- a CDS encoding cysteine peptidase family C39 domain-containing protein has protein sequence MSVSFMLMIFFVSSCKNVKEEQNFPFYQQKNENNCGPACLKMIFEYYGKIYSEKYLGEMTHVNSNGISMLELSDASEELGFKPIGLKVDFPNLSKNVNLPCIAYWKSKHFVVVYRIENSKVYVADPGDTLKVYDKNEFCNLWEDPQYIGEKTGYILEINK, from the coding sequence ATGAGCGTATCTTTTATGCTCATGATTTTTTTTGTATCAAGTTGTAAAAACGTAAAAGAAGAACAAAATTTTCCTTTTTACCAGCAGAAGAATGAAAATAACTGTGGCCCAGCTTGCTTAAAAATGATTTTTGAGTATTATGGAAAAATCTATTCAGAAAAATACTTAGGTGAAATGACTCATGTCAATAGTAATGGAATAAGTATGCTTGAATTATCCGATGCCTCAGAAGAGCTGGGATTTAAACCTATAGGACTAAAGGTTGATTTTCCAAATCTGAGTAAAAATGTAAATTTACCATGTATTGCTTATTGGAAATCTAAGCATTTCGTAGTAGTTTATAGGATAGAAAATTCAAAAGTTTATGTTGCAGATCCAGGAGACACCTTAAAGGTTTATGATAAGAATGAGTTTTGTAATTTGTGGGAGGATCCTCAATATATTGGTGAAAAAACTGGATATATTTTAGAAATTAATAAATAA
- a CDS encoding C40 family peptidase gives MKKRVLFYLVALVTTVSLQSCATNYVVSKPATYTKEYKTDAKLASLDNKRMEQDKQKLIDSFLAEKAASIASAKKAVKNSEIAKVIKHNKTIDGILEEAETYLGTPYRYGGTTRNGIDCSAFVLSVFGAAAGLSLPRVAASQAQEGERIEKGDLQKGDLIFFSHGRRISHVGIVESVTEEGEIKFIHAATSKGVMISSLNDSYWGPKFRFAKRVINEEGEAYNNLAAITPATPANF, from the coding sequence ATGAAGAAAAGAGTTTTGTTTTATTTAGTTGCTTTAGTTACTACAGTTTCATTGCAATCGTGTGCTACAAATTATGTGGTTTCAAAACCAGCAACTTACACAAAAGAATACAAAACAGATGCCAAACTAGCTTCTTTAGATAACAAAAGAATGGAGCAGGATAAGCAGAAACTTATCGACTCTTTCTTAGCTGAAAAGGCTGCATCTATCGCTAGTGCTAAAAAAGCAGTTAAGAATTCTGAGATTGCGAAAGTAATCAAACATAATAAAACCATTGACGGTATCCTTGAAGAAGCTGAAACATACCTTGGGACTCCATACAGATACGGAGGAACTACAAGAAACGGTATAGATTGTTCAGCTTTTGTTCTTTCTGTATTCGGAGCAGCAGCAGGGCTTAGCTTACCTAGAGTAGCAGCATCTCAGGCTCAGGAAGGAGAAAGAATTGAAAAAGGAGATCTACAGAAAGGAGATTTGATTTTCTTTTCTCACGGAAGAAGAATTTCTCACGTAGGTATTGTAGAAAGTGTTACTGAAGAGGGTGAGATCAAGTTTATCCACGCAGCAACATCAAAAGGAGTAATGATTTCTTCACTGAATGATTCTTATTGGGGACCTAAGTTCAGATTCGCTAAAAGAGTGATCAATGAGGAAGGAGAAGCTTACAATAACTTAGCAGCAATCACTCCCGCTACACCAGCAAATTTTTAA
- a CDS encoding DUF1572 domain-containing protein → MSQILQLSKRFREVLLDGLWIANTNFKDQLSDVTWEQAVTKIDSLNTIAMLTFHIDYYIAGIVNVFEGGDLEIKDKFSFDLPPIESQKQWEDLLGKLWVDSEKFASLLEQMPDSRLDEVFVDEKYGTYRRNIDGMIEHSYYHLGQITLIKKLLKSR, encoded by the coding sequence ATGAGCCAAATCTTACAATTATCAAAAAGATTCAGAGAAGTTTTGCTGGATGGTCTCTGGATTGCCAATACCAATTTTAAAGACCAGCTTTCAGATGTGACCTGGGAACAGGCTGTGACAAAGATAGATTCTTTAAATACCATTGCTATGCTCACTTTTCACATTGATTATTACATTGCGGGTATTGTCAATGTTTTTGAAGGAGGAGATCTTGAAATAAAGGATAAATTCAGTTTTGATCTTCCACCCATAGAATCACAGAAGCAATGGGAAGACTTGTTAGGTAAGCTTTGGGTAGATTCTGAAAAATTTGCATCCTTATTGGAACAGATGCCGGATTCCAGACTTGATGAGGTTTTTGTGGATGAAAAATACGGAACCTACCGGAGAAATATCGATGGAATGATTGAGCACAGCTATTATCATCTGGGACAGATTACTTTAATCAAAAAACTCTTGAAAAGCCGATAA
- a CDS encoding glutamine synthetase III, which produces MSTLRFKALETLPFKDFRKDNSVEIPAKLSELFCKNVFSEETMREYLTKEAFGSIMDAIKKGTKIQRHIADQVAVAMKDWAMSKGVTHYTHWFQPLTGTTAEKHDSFFTPIEGGRAIERFSGNMLIQQEPDASSFPNGGIRNTFEARGYTAWDPTSPAFIMGTTLCIPSIFISYTGETLDYKAPLLRALNAVDEAATNVMQYFDKNVTKVTPTLGWEQEYFLVDSALYQSRPDLVLTGKTLLGHSPAKGQQLDDHYFGSIPTRVMNFMKELEIECMKLGIPATTRHNEVAPNQFELAPMFEEVNVAVDHNSLLMDIMARVAHKHHFHILFHEKPFAGVNGSGKHNNWSLATDTGENLLSPGRNPKKNLQFLTFFVNTIKAVHEYADLLRASIASASNDHRLGANEAPPAIISVFIGSQLFSVLEELEKVTNGKLSPEEKTELKLNVVGKIPEILLDNTDRNRTSPFAFTGNKFEIRAVGSSANCAESMTVMNTIAAKQLNDFKKEVDALIETGLKKDEAIFNVLREYIKQCKNIMFEGDGYSDDWAKEAKKRGLNNLKTTPEALKQEMDKKFLDLYEEMGIFNHREVEARNEIKLEKYSTVIDIEARVLSDIARNHIIPSALNYQNRLIENVKGLKDIFGDKEFKSLAKEQMSLITSISENVSKIKLGVEDLIKAREAAKSVSDSQKQAETYCNKVKPLFDPIREASDALEMMVDDELWPMTKYREMLFTK; this is translated from the coding sequence ATGTCAACCTTAAGATTCAAAGCATTAGAAACCCTTCCATTTAAGGATTTCAGAAAAGACAACTCTGTTGAAATCCCTGCGAAATTATCAGAGCTATTCTGTAAAAATGTTTTCTCAGAAGAAACCATGAGAGAATATTTAACGAAAGAAGCATTCGGTTCTATCATGGATGCTATTAAAAAAGGAACTAAGATCCAGAGACACATTGCAGACCAGGTAGCTGTAGCAATGAAAGACTGGGCAATGAGCAAAGGTGTAACACACTACACTCACTGGTTTCAGCCTTTGACAGGTACTACTGCAGAAAAGCACGATTCTTTCTTCACTCCTATCGAAGGAGGCAGAGCTATCGAAAGATTCAGCGGAAATATGCTTATCCAGCAGGAACCTGATGCATCATCATTCCCTAACGGAGGTATCAGAAATACTTTTGAGGCAAGAGGTTATACAGCTTGGGATCCTACATCTCCGGCATTCATTATGGGAACTACATTATGTATTCCTTCTATCTTCATCTCTTATACAGGTGAAACATTAGATTATAAAGCACCTCTTTTGAGAGCTTTGAACGCTGTGGACGAAGCTGCAACGAATGTAATGCAGTATTTTGACAAAAACGTAACGAAAGTAACTCCTACTTTGGGTTGGGAACAGGAATATTTCCTTGTTGATTCAGCATTATACCAATCTCGTCCGGACCTTGTATTAACAGGTAAGACATTATTAGGACATTCTCCTGCAAAAGGACAACAGTTAGATGACCATTATTTCGGTTCCATTCCTACAAGGGTAATGAACTTCATGAAAGAGCTGGAAATCGAGTGTATGAAATTGGGAATTCCTGCAACAACAAGACACAACGAGGTTGCACCTAACCAGTTTGAGCTTGCTCCAATGTTTGAAGAAGTGAACGTTGCTGTAGACCACAACTCATTGTTGATGGACATCATGGCAAGAGTAGCTCATAAACACCACTTCCACATCCTTTTCCACGAAAAGCCATTCGCCGGAGTAAACGGAAGCGGAAAACACAATAACTGGTCTTTAGCAACAGATACCGGAGAAAACCTTCTAAGCCCGGGAAGAAACCCAAAGAAAAACTTACAGTTCTTAACATTCTTTGTTAACACTATCAAAGCGGTTCACGAATATGCAGACCTTTTAAGAGCAAGTATCGCTTCTGCAAGTAATGACCACAGACTTGGTGCTAATGAAGCTCCACCAGCAATTATTTCTGTATTTATCGGAAGTCAGCTGTTCAGCGTTTTGGAAGAACTTGAGAAAGTAACCAACGGAAAATTATCTCCAGAGGAAAAAACAGAATTAAAATTAAATGTAGTTGGGAAAATTCCTGAAATCTTGTTAGATAACACAGATAGAAACAGAACTTCTCCATTTGCATTTACAGGAAATAAATTTGAGATCAGAGCAGTAGGTTCTTCTGCAAACTGTGCGGAATCTATGACGGTAATGAACACCATTGCAGCAAAACAGCTTAATGATTTCAAAAAAGAAGTTGACGCTTTAATTGAAACCGGTCTTAAGAAAGACGAAGCGATCTTTAATGTATTGAGAGAATACATCAAGCAGTGTAAAAACATTATGTTTGAAGGTGACGGATATTCTGATGACTGGGCGAAAGAAGCTAAGAAAAGAGGATTGAACAACCTTAAAACAACTCCAGAAGCATTAAAGCAGGAAATGGATAAGAAATTCTTAGATCTGTATGAAGAAATGGGAATTTTCAACCACAGAGAAGTTGAGGCGAGAAACGAAATTAAATTAGAAAAATACTCTACTGTTATTGATATTGAAGCAAGAGTATTAAGTGATATCGCAAGAAACCACATCATTCCTTCTGCGTTAAATTACCAGAACAGGTTAATTGAAAACGTAAAAGGTCTTAAAGATATCTTTGGTGATAAAGAATTCAAATCTTTGGCAAAAGAGCAAATGAGTTTAATTACAAGCATTTCTGAAAATGTTTCTAAAATTAAACTTGGTGTTGAAGATCTTATCAAAGCCAGAGAAGCCGCAAAAAGCGTATCAGACAGCCAAAAACAGGCAGAAACTTATTGTAACAAAGTAAAACCATTATTTGATCCTATCAGAGAAGCTTCTGATGCATTGGAAATGATGGTTGACGATGAGCTATGGCCGATGACAAAATACAGAGAAATGTTGTTCACAAAATAA